One stretch of Riemerella columbina DNA includes these proteins:
- a CDS encoding ComEC/Rec2 family competence protein — MKKYLSFYLWIGFSIGIALEDYFVFSEVWLYLFVGLGLASLGALRLKMHYKWLFLFLFFVNVGIVAHFFRLQQERVELPESAEITLKLENILGANAKHQRYIIKGFYQNQNFKAVLRLPKEAPPLDYQHYYRSRCFISKLKPPAHSYQFDYAAYQARQGVFYALYPQEPLQQAVTPSLSLADRLKQWRLNFINKINQSALNSEARQFLKSIILADKTEMSEATIADFRKSGLAHLLAISGTHIGIIFGFLLGLFTFIFSAQQRKWNIIISLILVWCFGIFIGGSVSVIRACIMLSIYFYFVLHQRLPSTPDAVALAGFIILILDSRQLLNVGFQLSFAAVLGIYWLYTPIFKYLPRSDYRLLNLFSSTIAITLAAQLGTLPLVLYYFHQYSVVSLLANIVVIPVMGLVIIFSFVMSLILALGVSWSWLISLYNMVVETLLSVVHFFGNVEWGASDTIDFQGIEVLLLSALFYGLHFLLKRLYWFNIRNFIILYCSFGLVRMGLDYLALQNTEVLWHQHQKAALASIKVKNTVYFWVPENANLSEIERYIIKPYLVSRRCGHYQIKTLPPKATAIRYGDRTYPITQE; from the coding sequence ATGAAAAAGTATCTTTCTTTTTATCTGTGGATAGGATTTTCTATCGGTATAGCTTTAGAAGATTATTTTGTATTCTCGGAGGTCTGGCTTTATCTTTTTGTAGGTTTGGGCTTGGCGAGCCTTGGTGCGTTACGGCTTAAAATGCATTATAAATGGCTTTTTCTCTTTTTATTTTTTGTTAATGTGGGGATTGTGGCTCATTTTTTTCGGTTGCAACAAGAGCGAGTTGAGCTTCCAGAATCTGCGGAAATCACACTAAAATTAGAAAACATACTCGGCGCGAATGCCAAACACCAGCGCTATATCATCAAAGGTTTTTATCAAAATCAGAATTTTAAAGCCGTGCTTAGGCTTCCAAAAGAGGCGCCACCTTTGGATTATCAGCATTATTACCGCAGCCGCTGTTTTATTTCAAAGTTGAAACCGCCAGCACATTCGTATCAATTTGATTATGCCGCCTACCAAGCTCGGCAAGGTGTTTTCTACGCTCTCTATCCACAAGAACCGCTCCAACAAGCCGTTACACCTTCTTTAAGTTTAGCCGACCGCCTCAAACAATGGCGACTGAATTTCATCAATAAAATCAACCAAAGCGCCCTGAACAGCGAGGCGAGGCAGTTTTTGAAAAGCATTATTTTAGCCGACAAAACCGAAATGAGCGAAGCGACCATCGCGGATTTTCGCAAGAGTGGTTTAGCGCATTTATTAGCAATTTCTGGCACACATATCGGGATTATTTTTGGATTTTTATTGGGGCTGTTCACTTTTATTTTTTCTGCTCAACAGCGAAAATGGAATATCATCATCAGCCTGATTTTGGTGTGGTGTTTTGGCATTTTCATCGGAGGTAGCGTTTCCGTGATTCGGGCTTGTATTATGCTTTCTATTTATTTTTATTTTGTGCTCCACCAGCGGTTGCCCAGCACGCCAGATGCCGTGGCTTTAGCTGGTTTTATCATTTTAATTTTGGACAGTCGGCAGTTGCTTAATGTGGGTTTTCAGCTCAGCTTTGCTGCGGTATTAGGGATTTATTGGCTATACACGCCCATTTTTAAATATTTGCCACGCAGCGATTACCGATTACTCAACCTTTTTTCCAGCACGATCGCCATTACTTTAGCCGCGCAGTTGGGCACACTGCCGCTGGTACTTTATTATTTTCATCAATATTCGGTGGTGTCTTTGTTGGCGAACATTGTGGTGATTCCTGTGATGGGCTTAGTGATTATTTTCTCTTTTGTGATGAGCCTTATTCTGGCTTTGGGAGTTTCGTGGTCTTGGCTGATTTCACTTTATAATATGGTGGTGGAAACCTTGCTCAGCGTGGTTCATTTTTTCGGAAATGTAGAATGGGGCGCCTCGGATACCATTGATTTTCAAGGGATAGAAGTGCTTTTGTTATCGGCATTGTTCTACGGTCTACACTTTCTTTTAAAGCGACTTTATTGGTTTAATATTAGAAATTTTATTATCCTCTATTGTAGTTTTGGTTTGGTCCGTATGGGTTTGGATTATCTGGCGCTCCAAAACACAGAAGTGCTCTGGCATCAACATCAAAAAGCCGCCTTGGCATCCATAAAGGTGAAAAATACGGTTTATTTTTGGGTGCCTGAAAATGCTAACCTCTCAGAAATAGAGCGTTACATCATTAAGCCTTACTTGGTTTCGCGGCGCTGTGGGCATTATCAAATCAAAACTTTACCGCCAAAAGCCACCGCTATTCGGTATGGAGATCGGACTTATCCCATAACTCAAGAATAG
- a CDS encoding succinate dehydrogenase cytochrome b subunit, with the protein MASLMSSTIGRKYAMALSAMFLLVFLVMHLSVNLLSVFSENAFNEASYFMGYNPFIQFLMQPILIIAVFFHFIMGFVLEAKNNKARPIKYAVNGASANSSWMSRNMIISGLVILAFLVLHMYDFWAHEMTYKYIPGEGNPADTTRFWGELHEKFESPIRVGLYVVSFILLGLHLAHGFQSSFQSIGARHPKYTPCIMAFGRWYSILIPLGFIVVAVFHFVTQSHH; encoded by the coding sequence ATGGCAAGTTTAATGAGTTCTACAATAGGTAGAAAGTATGCAATGGCACTATCGGCAATGTTCTTGTTAGTGTTTTTAGTGATGCACCTGTCCGTCAATTTGCTCTCTGTATTTAGCGAGAATGCATTTAACGAAGCATCTTATTTTATGGGGTATAATCCTTTTATACAGTTTTTAATGCAGCCCATTTTGATTATTGCAGTGTTTTTTCACTTCATTATGGGGTTTGTTTTAGAGGCTAAAAATAACAAGGCAAGACCTATAAAATATGCGGTAAACGGCGCGAGTGCTAATTCCTCCTGGATGTCCAGAAATATGATCATCTCTGGATTGGTTATTTTAGCGTTTTTAGTGCTCCACATGTATGATTTCTGGGCGCACGAGATGACTTATAAGTACATCCCTGGCGAAGGCAATCCTGCAGACACCACGCGTTTCTGGGGAGAGCTGCACGAGAAATTTGAAAGTCCTATTAGAGTGGGCTTGTATGTGGTTTCTTTCATTTTGTTAGGGCTGCACTTGGCGCATGGTTTCCAGTCTTCATTTCAATCGATTGGTGCCAGACATCCTAAATACACCCCATGCATTATGGCTTTTGGAAGATGGTATTCTATCTTAATTCCACTTGGATTTATCGTGGTGGCAGTATTTCATTTCGTAACTCAATCTCATCATTAA
- a CDS encoding fumarate reductase/succinate dehydrogenase flavoprotein subunit has protein sequence MSKLDSKIPAGPLKDKWKNHKDHMNLVAPNNRDKIDVIVIGTGLAGGSAAATLAEQGYNVKAFCYQDSPRRAHSIAAQGGINAAKNYQGDGDSIYRLFYDTIKGGDYRAREANVYRLAEVSANIIDQCVSQGVPFGRDYGGQLDNRSFGGVQVKRTFYAKGQTGQQLLLGAYSAMSRQIGKGRIKMYNRHEMMDLVIVDGKARGIIARNLVTGEIERHSAHAVVIASGGYGNVYFLSTNAMGSNCSAAWKIHKKGAYFANPCFVQIHPTCIPVHGTQQSKLTLMSESLRNSGRIWVPKKIEDAVAIREGKLKPEDIKEEDRDYYLERRYPAFGNLVPRDVASRAAKERCDAGFGIENNETKEGVFLDFSTEIMKKGNEAALERNLHNPTQQQIYDLGKAWVEEKYGNLFQMYEKITADNPYKTPMKIYPAVHYTMGGVWVDYNLMSTIPGCFVIGEANFSDHGANRLGASALMQGLADGYFVLPYTIADYLSADIRTGKIPTDTAAFDEAEKAVTDRINFFMTNKGTHSVDYFHKKLGHIMWNKVGMGRTPEGLREAIQEIEEVRNDFWKNVKVPGEANSMNPELEKACRVADFLELGQLMAIDALKREESCGGHFRWDHATEDGEAKRDDIHFKYVAAWQYNGADINNEILHKEELVYDNIEVKTRSYK, from the coding sequence ATGAGTAAATTAGATTCTAAAATTCCAGCAGGTCCACTTAAGGACAAATGGAAAAATCATAAAGACCATATGAACTTGGTGGCGCCTAATAACCGTGATAAAATTGATGTTATCGTGATCGGTACAGGGTTAGCGGGAGGTTCTGCCGCAGCAACCTTAGCCGAGCAAGGTTATAATGTAAAAGCATTCTGTTACCAAGATTCTCCAAGAAGAGCTCACTCTATTGCTGCGCAAGGTGGGATTAACGCCGCTAAAAATTACCAAGGTGATGGCGACTCTATCTACAGACTTTTCTATGATACCATAAAAGGTGGTGACTACCGTGCCAGAGAGGCAAATGTGTACCGCCTTGCAGAAGTTTCTGCCAACATCATCGACCAATGCGTGTCCCAAGGGGTGCCTTTTGGTAGAGATTACGGCGGGCAGTTGGACAACCGTTCTTTTGGTGGGGTTCAGGTAAAAAGAACTTTCTATGCCAAAGGTCAAACGGGGCAACAGCTTCTTTTAGGTGCTTATTCCGCAATGAGCCGACAAATTGGTAAAGGGCGCATCAAAATGTACAACCGCCACGAGATGATGGATTTGGTTATTGTTGATGGCAAAGCCCGAGGCATCATCGCCAGAAATTTAGTCACTGGAGAGATTGAAAGACACTCGGCACACGCTGTGGTGATCGCTTCTGGTGGATACGGAAATGTATATTTCTTATCAACCAACGCTATGGGCTCTAACTGTTCTGCAGCGTGGAAAATCCACAAAAAAGGTGCTTATTTCGCGAACCCTTGTTTCGTGCAAATCCACCCAACTTGTATCCCTGTACACGGCACCCAGCAATCTAAACTAACGCTGATGTCCGAATCTTTAAGAAACTCTGGAAGAATCTGGGTTCCGAAAAAGATAGAAGATGCCGTAGCCATTAGAGAAGGTAAACTTAAGCCAGAAGACATCAAAGAAGAGGATAGAGATTACTACCTTGAAAGAAGATACCCTGCGTTTGGTAACTTAGTGCCTCGTGATGTAGCTTCCAGAGCCGCTAAAGAGCGTTGTGATGCAGGCTTCGGTATTGAAAACAACGAAACCAAAGAAGGCGTTTTCCTTGATTTCTCTACCGAAATTATGAAAAAAGGAAACGAAGCCGCCTTAGAAAGAAACCTCCACAACCCTACCCAACAACAAATCTACGATTTAGGAAAAGCTTGGGTGGAAGAAAAATATGGAAACCTCTTCCAGATGTATGAAAAAATCACGGCGGACAATCCTTATAAAACACCGATGAAAATCTATCCTGCCGTACACTACACCATGGGAGGCGTTTGGGTAGATTACAACTTGATGTCTACCATTCCTGGATGTTTCGTGATTGGGGAAGCTAACTTCTCTGACCACGGTGCCAACAGATTGGGTGCTTCGGCATTGATGCAAGGTTTGGCAGACGGTTATTTCGTATTGCCTTACACTATTGCAGACTACCTGTCTGCCGACATTAGAACAGGAAAAATCCCAACCGATACCGCCGCTTTTGATGAAGCCGAAAAAGCCGTAACCGATAGAATCAACTTCTTTATGACCAATAAAGGAACGCATTCGGTAGATTATTTCCACAAAAAATTAGGACACATTATGTGGAATAAAGTGGGTATGGGTAGAACGCCAGAAGGTTTAAGAGAAGCCATTCAGGAGATAGAAGAGGTAAGAAACGACTTCTGGAAAAATGTAAAAGTACCTGGGGAAGCCAACAGTATGAACCCAGAATTAGAAAAAGCGTGTAGAGTGGCAGACTTCCTTGAATTAGGGCAACTGATGGCTATAGACGCTCTAAAAAGAGAAGAATCTTGTGGTGGACATTTCCGTTGGGATCACGCCACAGAAGACGGCGAAGCTAAGAGAGATGATATTCACTTTAAATATGTAGCCGCTTGGCAGTATAACGGTGCTGATATTAACAACGAAATTCTACATAAAGAAGAACTCGTTTACGATAACATTGAAGTGAAAACAAGAAGTTATAAATAA